The nucleotide window GGCGACGATCGGCTTCCTCCGCTACAACTGGAACCCCGCCAAAATCTTCATGGGGGACAGTGGCAGCCTGTTTCTGGGGTTTTCATTGGCGGCCATCTCGGTGGTGGGGTTGCTGAAGGTCGCCGCGACAGCGGCCTTGCTGGTGCCGATCCTGATCTTGGGCGTGCCCATCTTCGATACGGCTTTCGCGATCGTCCGACGTGCCATCCAGCGTCGCCCGATCTTCTCGCCCGACCGGGGACACCTGCATCATCGGCTGCTGGGGCTGGGATTTTCCCAGCGCCGGGCCGTCGTCATCATCTATGCCATTTGCCTGTTGCTGGGCGGCACGGCGCTGACCCTTTTCGGAATTCATGAGGGGGTAGTGGTGCTGTTCACGGCGATCGCGATCCTGATATGGGCCTTCTCTTCTCGCTTCATTCGCGCGATCAAAGTCACGGCGGAGGAGCCATGAAACCTCTGGTGATGACGGTCTTCGGGACGCGACCCGAGGCCGTGAAAATGGCTCCGCTGGTGCTCGCCTTGCAGGCGTGTCCGGACCTGGACGTCGCCCTGACCGTGACGGCTCAGCATCGTGAGATGCTGGATCAGGTGCTCGACCTGTTTGGGTTGGTGCCGGACCACGACCTCGACCTCATGAAGGCGGGACAAAGCCTGACGGACATCACGACGCGCGTGTTGACCCACCTGGGGCCCGTTCTGGATGAACGAAAACCCTCTCTGGTTCTGGTTCATGGCGATACCACCACCACCTTCGCCGCGAGCTTGGCCGCTTTCTATCGTCAGATCCCGGTCGGGCACGTGGAGGCCGGGCTCCGGACCCCGGACCGCTACAACCCGTACCCGGAGGAGATGAATCGGCGCCTGACGACCCAGTTGGCGAGCCTTCACTTCGCCCCGACGGCTACTTCCGAAGCGCAATTGCGGGCGGAGAACGTGGCGGCCGACGCCATCTACCGCACGGGCAACACCGTGATCGACGCGTTGCTGATGACCGCGCGCCGACTGCCACAGGCGCAGACGGCGACGGGTCGGCAGATTCTGGTGACGGCCCATCGGCGAGAAAATTGGGGTGAGCCGCTGGCGGCGATCTGTCGTGCCATCCGACGGCTGGTGGAGGCGTATGCGGATGTGAGAGTTCTCTTTCCGATTCATCGCAACCCGGTCGTCCGCGAAACGGCTCAGGCGATTCTTGGGGGGCATCCTCGCATCGAGATGATTGAACCCCTTGATTACGCGCCTTTTGTCGCCGCGATGCGCGATTCCTATCTGATTCTGACGGACAGTGGCGGTGTGCAGGAGGAAGCGCCTTCCCTGGGCAAACCTGTCTTGGTTCTTCGAACCACCACGGAACGCCCAGAGGCGATCGATGCCGGCACCGTGGAACTGGTCGGGGTCGATGAGGAACGCATCGTGACGGCCGCCTGCCGGCTGCTGGACGACCCCTCGGCCTACGAACGCATGGCGCGCGCCGTGAATCCTTACGGCGATGGCCACGCCTGTGAGCGCATTGTCAATGCCTGCCGCTATCACCTGGGAGTGACGACGCATCGACCGACCGCCCTGTTCGGGGCAGACGTCGCAGCGCGGGGTTGAGTGGCTGAGGCTCAAAAGTCGAGCGAGACGAGGCGCGTTTCGACCCCTTGCAGCAGGGGGCGCCACACCACGCTGAGGGCAAAACAGTTCCACTGATGGCTTACGTGGAGCCCGAGGTCTTCCGGGAGCCAAGGGCCGGCTTGAAGCACCTGACTGATGGCGCCCTGAATGCCGTAGCGCCAGCGAGGAGCGGGTTGGTGGGTCATCTCGAATCGCAGCCGCTCCGCCGCCAGCAGGCGGTCGTGCAACAGGGGGGTTTGGCCGAACGTGCGCACAGACTCCAGCGTTTCCGAGAGCATCAGGCCCTCGGAAACGCGTTGTTGCAGGTGCCAGGAGGCGCGCCAACCGGCAAACCACCCGGAGGCCTCGCTGGCCGCGTAATGATTGAGCCACGGGGCCAGCCTGCACTCGCTTTGCCAGCCCCCTAGCGGCGCCCACGCCGGCGTTTTCCCCTCCCATTCGAGTCTGGTGCGCCAGGCCCCTGCCTGGCTCCACTCCTCCCACAGGAAGCCGGTCTGCGCCGTCGGGCGGAGGCTCAGCTGGCCTGGCAGGGTCCAGGCGGCCGCTCGCCAGGTGGCTTCCGGGAATCGGTGAACGGCGATCTCGTTGAGGTTGGCGCGGTAGTCGACCGTCAGGCTGCAGTCACCTTGCGCGCCCAGTTCCCAGTTCCAAGCATTGGCGGCCCGTGGGCCCCCCTGCCCGGTTGCCCAGGGGGTTTCGTAGCGAAGCAGATTGGTCACGCCCAGGTTTGCGAGCTGCGTGTGATGTTCCACGCTCGCCTGGAGACCGCGTCCCGTGGCGTAGCTGAGGGGAAGGCTGATGTGGGCCTGGGGATCGGGACTGAAGTCCACGCGGCCACTTGTGATGAGCCCGAGATAGGGGTCAAATCCCAGCGTTGGTCCGGCGAGGGATGCGTGTCTCCGCTGGTCTCGGGGCGTCAGGGGAACCTTGAGGCCAGGCAGGCGCAACAGAGGTCTTCCCCACAGTTCCAGGCCAGGGTCCTGAATCTCGAGTCCCTGCCTTTCGTCCTGCGGGTTGAAGCGGAATTGGCGGCCAGAGACCAGGAGGTCAGGTTCGGTATGGGGGCAGGCGGCGGCGTGAGTGTCACTCAGGATGACCTCCGTAGGCGAGATTTGCAGGCGTTCCCCACGCGCCTGCCTCCGGTCCTGCCAGACCGCCCGGTATCGGCGCATGGTCACGCGCGATTGGATGAGATCGACCTGCGCTTCCTCGGCGTTCGCGACGAGGTCCGGGGTGGCGAGTTGCACCTCTCCCCGGAGGTTTGCCTGGCCCCCGCGACGCCGATAGGTCAGGTGCTCGGCCCGTGCTTTGCCGCTTTGCCAGCTCAGCCGCACGTGGCCACTGGCAACGAGGTCACCACTGAGGCCCTCCTCACGCAGGACATCCGCCTCGATGACCAGCTCCGGCTGCTCGAGTTTGCGATCTGGCTGCCTGACTGCCGTCGGCGCACGAGGCGCCAGGAGGGCAGGAGGCGCGACGACCGGCTCCAAGGTTTCAGTGGCGCGCCGCGGCCGCGCTCAAACTTCGAATTTCCTGGTCTGCGTCGCGCAGACGCAGGCTCAGTTTCTTCACCAGGTTGCGCAGCAGTGAGGCTGCCAGGCCGGGATTCTGGGCAATCAGGCCTCGCAATTCCGACCCTGGAATGCGCAGCAAGTCCGCGTCCACGAAGGCCGTCGCCGTCGCCGAGCGAGGCAGGGCATCGAAACAGGCCAGCTCCCCGAAGATCTGGCCGCGGTCGAGCAAGGCGAGCCTTTGCGTGCTGGTGCGCCCGACTTCGGTCGTCAGTTCGATGGCGCCGGTCAGGACCAGAAACATGTCTTCACCGGCGCTGCCCTCGCGAAAGACCTCCTCTCCGCGGCGGAGGGATTCTGTCCGGGCAATGCCGAGGACCGCCTCCAAGACGGCCTCCGGCACGTCCAGAAAGACGTCCGTGCGGGCCATCAGGGCGCGTGTTTCGTCCGTGTCCGGCATGGTGAGGCCGCCTTTCTCGATGGTTGCGCGGAGGTGGCTACCCGGCCCCGCTCCGAGGCGGGCATGCTAGCACGTGCGGGGGCGTGTGGGTCAACGCTCTGCTATCATGCGCCTCATGCAACCGGAATGCGGGCCTGCCTGGTGGGCGGAGCGATTTTCTCGTCAGATCTTGCTGCCAGAGGTCGGGCTGGAGGGGCAACGCCGGTTGCATGCCGCCAGGATACTGGTGGTCGGGGCGGGAGGACTGGCCGCACCCCTGGTGGGCTACCTCGCAGCGGCAGGCATCGGACAGCTCGATCTGATGGACGCAGATTGTGTCGAGCCTTCGAATCTTCCCCGACAAACCTGGTTTGCGCCGACCGATTGTGGCCAGTTGAAGGTGGAAGTGCTGGCGCGAGAAGTGCAGCTTCGTGCGCCGGACGTGATCCTCCGCGCGCGGCCTCAGCGATTCACCCCGGAAAATGCCGTGGCGGCATTGTCGGACGTCGACGTGGTGCTCGACGCCAGTGACAACTTCGCGACCCGATTCTTGCTGAACGATGCCTGTCGCTTGGCTCGCGTTCCGTGGGTCCACGCCGGGGTCACGCGCTTTTCAGGGATCGTGACGACATTCTTGCCGGAGGGGCCTTGCTATCGCTGCTTTTTTCCCCAGCCACCTGAACGGGGTCGTCTGCCGGGCTGCGCGGAAAGTGGGGTGTTGGGGCCGGCCGTGGGGATAGTCGGCGCGTGGCAGGCCCTCGAGGCTCTCAAGTTGTGTTTGGGTCACTTTGCCGCGACGTTGGCCGGCAGGGTTCTGACCCTTGACCTCTGGCACGCCACCCAGGCGTCGGTGACCCTGAACGCCGACCCGAATTGCCCGCTCTGCGGGGATTTACCCGAGATTCTCGCCGTGGATCCTCGAGAAGTCAGTTATGAGGCCACCCGCCAGACGTGATGAAGCACCCCGCCCTCGCGCTTGCCATGTTGACGCTATTCCTGTGGGGTTGCCCGGCCTTCTGGGTCGAACGTGGGCCGGTCGTGACCCCTCTGCGCTCGCTCGAGCGGCCGGCGCTGGCTGACCTACCCGAACCGGACAGTTACCTCGATCGCTTATCGGATTGGCGCAGGGAGGTCCGTGTGGGCCTGGGGGGGCAGGTGGAAGCGATCCTGTGGGATGCCCGCCTCGGCGCGGCCGGGGTGGCTCACGAGGTGGCAATCAATCACCTGACGCCTGCCGCGGCCAGAGACCTGCTCGTCCAGCGATGGCAGACGCTCTACGGTCCGCAGCAGGACCGCTGGGCGATTGATCTGAATTGGCGATTTGATGAACAATTTGTCTCCAGCCGGAGGGTGCTGGAGCCGACTGGCTGGACGTTTCGCTTACATACGAGCCAGGGCATCGAGTTGGCGCCAATGCGCGTGTCGGTCCTGCGGCTGGAGCAGGCCCCGGTGGACGGGCACTGGACAGGTTCCGTACGACTCTGGTTTTCCTGGCTCGACCCCCGACGCGATCCCGTCGTGCGTGGAGATACGACCTGGCTGCGCCTGGAACTGCGCCATCGCACAGGCCACGCGGAGATCACTTGGCGCTTCCCCGGGGCTTGGTGAGGGATGCAGCTGAAGGGAGTCTGGAAAGGTGGTATAAGGCTTAGACAGGCCTGTGCGCGGCCCGTCGCGCGGCCGCTGTGCGGCTGCCCCCCGGAGACACGAACGTGCTGAACAAGATTCTGACCAACGTGGTGGTCACGGAAGAGGGCGTCGCCCGGATTCACCAACTGCTGAGTGAACTCGTGCGGGATGTGGATGCCACGGCCGCCTTCCTCGTCGAAAAGAGCGGCCAGATGCTCGCGACAGAAGGTGAGATTCGGGGCCTCGACACCACGGCGATCGCCTCTCTGGTCAGCAGCAGCTTCGCCTCGACGCGGGCCGTCGCCAAGCTCATCGGTGAGAGCGAGTTTCAGGCGATGTTCCAGCAGGGTGACCGGGCCAGCCTGTTTCTCTACTCGCTTCCCACTCAGGACATTCTGGTGGTGATCTTCTCCGATCTGAGCAAGACGGGCCTGGTCAAGGTGCAGGCGGCAGAAACGGCCAAGGCCCTGTCACACGAACTTGAACAGATGGGCCAAGCTGACCCGTCGGCGTGAAGGCCGCTAGCGGGACAACGCCGTCCTCGCCGGCAGGCTCTGGCGAGCCCGGACACCGAGGCGCCCCGAAACGCGCGATCTGGCTCTTTCTTGCGGTTAGGCTAGGGTCGTGGTACGGTTAAGAGTCCCGACGCGATTGGCTTTCGCCGATAATGGAGTGTCACCCAAGCACATGAGTGGGTTCGGTGCCGCCTACGGGCTGCTGCTGTCCATCTTCTTGGGAACCGGCTTGGGCTACGGGTGTGATCTCACCTTCGGGACGTCTCCTTGGGGCTTGCTGCTCGGCGCACTGGCGGGCTTTGCAGCTGGTCTCTACAGCCTCTTTCGTTCACTGACCCCTCCGTCATGACGCCTCACCCCCCCCACCAAGACGAGCTGACGTGCTTGCTAGGACGCCTCAATCGGCATCTGGCAGGACTTGCAGTGGGGCTTACGATTGCATTCAGTTGGGTGGGCTGGCCGTGGGGGGCGTCCGCTGCCTTGGGCGTCGTGTTCGCTGCGATTTACTTTGCCCTGCTGGCAGTGCAGACGCGCGGGGTCTTCGCGCTCGGGCGGCGCCCCACCCCTATTCGCTCCGTGCTGGCCCTGGCATTGCGGCAGATGGTGTGCCTGCTGGGGCCTATTCTGGCTCTCTTTCTGTTCGGGGAGGCGTGGCTCGCCTGCCTGGTGAGCTTGTTTCTCGGCCGGCATTGGATCTTGGTTGTGGCCTGGCCCACCACGCCAGCTGGCCTGGTTCCCCAACGAGCGTCGGCGTGAGACCGGCGCAGCTTGACTTGAGGACGCGACAACCGTGAACCCCTTTCAACTGGCACAAGCTCACGACGGTCATGACCACGGCGTCGCCTTGCAGGACGCTCCGTCGGCTGCGGCCGTCACCGATTCGGCTCACGTCGCGGCGCCTCACGCCGCCGAACATGGCGGGGGGCTGACGATTGGCGTGCACTGGCAGGAGACGATCCCCGGCTGGGGGGTCGTCAATGCGGATACCGTGTTGTACGGCGGGCTGGTGATGTTGACCCTGCTGGTGGTGTTCGGGCTGCTCGCGCGGACGGTCAGTGCGATACCCGGCGAGCGCGCGGGTGTCGTCGGCACCTTGCTGGAGGAAGTCGTAACGTTCTGTCAAAAGATGGTGAACGACTTCATTGGTCCTGCCGTGGGTCCGTACCTGTGGTTCATTGGCTCGATCTTCGTGTTCGTGTTGACGGCGAACTGGCTGGCGCTGCTTCCCTGGAAAGCCTGGGAAACCTTTGCGGGCGCCCCTCTCGGCCACGCCTTGGGCCTGCCCCACGCGCTGGTCTACGAGGCGCCGACGGCAGACCTGAACATGACGCTGGCGATGGCTTTGATTACCCTGGCGCTCTACTGGTACTTCGGCATCGCCAGCAACGGGCTGTCTGGCTTCCTGGGGCATCACTGGTTCGACAAGCCGGTGGCCCTGTTTCCGCTCCGGATGCTGGAAGACGTCACGCGCCCGCTTTCCCTGGCGTTGCGACTGTTTGCCAACCTCACCGCGGGCCACGTGATCGGCTTGGTGTTGCTGATGCTGACCTACTTCGTTGTGCCTGCCGTCATGCTTCCCCTTGAACTTTTCGTCGGTGCCGTGCAGGCCTTTGTGTTTGCGGTGCTTTCGGCCTCCTACATTGGTACGGCAGCCGCTGA belongs to Candidatus Sericytochromatia bacterium and includes:
- the wecB gene encoding UDP-N-acetylglucosamine 2-epimerase (non-hydrolyzing); this encodes MKPLVMTVFGTRPEAVKMAPLVLALQACPDLDVALTVTAQHREMLDQVLDLFGLVPDHDLDLMKAGQSLTDITTRVLTHLGPVLDERKPSLVLVHGDTTTTFAASLAAFYRQIPVGHVEAGLRTPDRYNPYPEEMNRRLTTQLASLHFAPTATSEAQLRAENVAADAIYRTGNTVIDALLMTARRLPQAQTATGRQILVTAHRRENWGEPLAAICRAIRRLVEAYADVRVLFPIHRNPVVRETAQAILGGHPRIEMIEPLDYAPFVAAMRDSYLILTDSGGVQEEAPSLGKPVLVLRTTTERPEAIDAGTVELVGVDEERIVTAACRLLDDPSAYERMARAVNPYGDGHACERIVNACRYHLGVTTHRPTALFGADVAARG
- a CDS encoding cyclic nucleotide-binding domain-containing protein → MPDTDETRALMARTDVFLDVPEAVLEAVLGIARTESLRRGEEVFREGSAGEDMFLVLTGAIELTTEVGRTSTQRLALLDRGQIFGELACFDALPRSATATAFVDADLLRIPGSELRGLIAQNPGLAASLLRNLVKKLSLRLRDADQEIRSLSAAAARH
- a CDS encoding HesA/MoeB/ThiF family protein; translation: MQPECGPAWWAERFSRQILLPEVGLEGQRRLHAARILVVGAGGLAAPLVGYLAAAGIGQLDLMDADCVEPSNLPRQTWFAPTDCGQLKVEVLAREVQLRAPDVILRARPQRFTPENAVAALSDVDVVLDASDNFATRFLLNDACRLARVPWVHAGVTRFSGIVTTFLPEGPCYRCFFPQPPERGRLPGCAESGVLGPAVGIVGAWQALEALKLCLGHFAATLAGRVLTLDLWHATQASVTLNADPNCPLCGDLPEILAVDPREVSYEATRQT
- a CDS encoding roadblock/LC7 domain-containing protein, which translates into the protein MLNKILTNVVVTEEGVARIHQLLSELVRDVDATAAFLVEKSGQMLATEGEIRGLDTTAIASLVSSSFASTRAVAKLIGESEFQAMFQQGDRASLFLYSLPTQDILVVIFSDLSKTGLVKVQAAETAKALSHELEQMGQADPSA
- a CDS encoding AtpZ/AtpI family protein, which translates into the protein MSGFGAAYGLLLSIFLGTGLGYGCDLTFGTSPWGLLLGALAGFAAGLYSLFRSLTPPS
- the atpB gene encoding F0F1 ATP synthase subunit A, with the translated sequence MNPFQLAQAHDGHDHGVALQDAPSAAAVTDSAHVAAPHAAEHGGGLTIGVHWQETIPGWGVVNADTVLYGGLVMLTLLVVFGLLARTVSAIPGERAGVVGTLLEEVVTFCQKMVNDFIGPAVGPYLWFIGSIFVFVLTANWLALLPWKAWETFAGAPLGHALGLPHALVYEAPTADLNMTLAMALITLALYWYFGIASNGLSGFLGHHWFDKPVALFPLRMLEDVTRPLSLALRLFANLTAGHVIGLVLLMLTYFVVPAVMLPLELFVGAVQAFVFAVLSASYIGTAAADHSHGH